Genomic window (Mesorhizobium sp. M4B.F.Ca.ET.058.02.1.1):
GCGCCGATCAGCATCGGCTCCAGCACCGGATGCCACAATTTCGCGAACGAAAGCGTGTGCATCATTTCCCCAAGGTGCTCAGGCGGCCCATGCTTGGGCAGTCGCTCATGCAGGATGAGCTTGCCGGTTTCCCAGGATGCGCCCCAGAGCAGCGGAAAGGTCAAAGGATTGCCGAAGAACACCGCGCCGAGCGCCGCCGCCACCAGATTGCCGGCAATCACCCAGCACAACACCGCTGCGATGACGAAGTGGAAGCCGAGCGGGAAAAACGAGGCGAAAACGCCGGCCGCGACGCCGGCGGCGACGGCATGCGGAGTGGCCTTCAGCCTCAGGATGCGCTTCGAGAAATACTGCACCGAGCGTGAGAACGAGCGGCGCGGCCAAAGATAGGTACGCACCCGCTCGAAAAGGCCGTCAGGCTTGCGGCGTCGAAAAAGCACTCTGTTCCGGTTCCTAGTACCCAACACCAGCTGTTCCGGCGACCTGAGCCGGCAGGCGATAGCCATATCTTGCGCTTCGAGGCCGCCCGAAGGCAACAGCGACTTTGATATAGCGACACGCCGGCCGAAGGACAACGTCCGGGCCAGCGTCTCGCCGCCCGAGCATATTAGAAACACGGCGGATTTGTGGAGACGGCGCCTTTATCCCGCCAACTCAAGCCCTTCAGCGCGGCGCCGCGGTCAGCGGGCGTCGCTGCCGAGGAGATTCAGGCAACGCGCTCAAGCGCTTGTTTTCACGCATGGCGGCATCAGATGTTGCGGCTGCCGGGCTTGACGGCCGGGATGGCGGCCAGTTCGGGCGGCAAGCGATCGGCCGGATAGGCCGGAACCTCGTATTCGGCGAGCGCGACCAGTGGCACGCCGACATCGGTCTTGCCGGCCGAACGGTCGATGATGCAGGCGGCCGCCGCCACCTCGGCGCCGAGCTCGCGCAGGCACTCGATGGTCTCGCGGATGGAGAGACCGGTGGTCACGATGTCCTCGACGATGACGACACGCGAGCCCTTGGCGATCTCGAAGCGGCGCAGCCTGAACTCGCCCCCTTCCCGTTCGACCCAGATCGCCGGGGCGCCGAGATGACGCGAGGTTTCGTAAGCCGGGATCAGGCCACCGATCGCCGGGCCGACGACATAGTCGATCCGGCCGGGCACCGCCTTGCGGATCTTCTCGGCCAGCGCCTTGCACAACCGCTCGGTCTTGTCGGCATGCATGAAGACCCTCGCCTTCTGCAGGAAGACCGGACTGCGCAAGCCCGACGTCAGGATGAAATGGCCCTCCAGAACTGCGCCGGCCTCGCGGAAGATGCCCAGCACTTCGTCGGTGTTCATAGTTGCTCCATGCCGATGGT
Coding sequences:
- a CDS encoding DUF2062 domain-containing protein; translation: MLFRRRKPDGLFERVRTYLWPRRSFSRSVQYFSKRILRLKATPHAVAAGVAAGVFASFFPLGFHFVIAAVLCWVIAGNLVAAALGAVFFGNPLTFPLLWGASWETGKLILHERLPKHGPPEHLGEMMHTLSFAKLWHPVLEPMLIGAVPLGLVFGLFFYGITRWGMTVFRERRKKRMAERARKATQHGHGGREVPAE
- the pyrE gene encoding orotate phosphoribosyltransferase translates to MNTDEVLGIFREAGAVLEGHFILTSGLRSPVFLQKARVFMHADKTERLCKALAEKIRKAVPGRIDYVVGPAIGGLIPAYETSRHLGAPAIWVEREGGEFRLRRFEIAKGSRVVIVEDIVTTGLSIRETIECLRELGAEVAAAACIIDRSAGKTDVGVPLVALAEYEVPAYPADRLPPELAAIPAVKPGSRNI